In Deferribacteraceae bacterium V6Fe1, one genomic interval encodes:
- a CDS encoding 50S ribosomal protein L1, with protein sequence MPRRGKKYKEAIAKIDRLKLYDLEEAIEMAKNTAFAKFDETVDAAIKLGVDPRHADQMVRGSVTLPHGTGKQVKVLVFAKGEKAKEAQEAGADYVGDSDLVSKIQGGWFDFDKVVATPDMMAEVGKLGKVLGPRGLMPNPKVGTVTNDIKKVVTDLKAGMIQYRVDKAGIVHAPVGKKSFETKKLVENFMVLLESLVKAKPASAKGQYVRSITISTTMGPGVKVDQQKAVALI encoded by the coding sequence AAAATTGACAGGCTCAAGCTCTATGATCTTGAAGAAGCAATAGAGATGGCAAAAAATACAGCTTTCGCAAAATTTGATGAAACTGTGGATGCAGCAATAAAGCTTGGAGTGGATCCAAGACATGCTGACCAAATGGTTAGGGGTTCGGTAACCCTACCGCATGGTACAGGAAAGCAGGTAAAGGTATTGGTTTTTGCAAAAGGTGAGAAGGCAAAAGAAGCTCAAGAGGCAGGAGCTGATTATGTCGGTGACAGTGATCTTGTTAGCAAGATCCAAGGTGGTTGGTTTGACTTTGACAAGGTAGTTGCAACGCCAGATATGATGGCGGAAGTTGGTAAGTTGGGAAAAGTTTTAGGACCAAGAGGTCTTATGCCTAACCCAAAAGTAGGTACAGTTACGAATGATATTAAAAAAGTTGTTACTGATTTGAAGGCAGGTATGATTCAGTACAGAGTTGACAAGGCTGGTATAGTTCATGCACCTGTTGGAAAGAAAAGTTTTGAAACAAAAAAGCTTGTTGAAAACTTTATGGTTTTGCTTGAGTCGCTGGTCAAGGCAAAACCTGCTTCAGCTAAAGGGCAGTATGTAAGAAGTATAACAATTTCCACTACAATGGGCCCTGGTGTTAAAGTAGACCAGCAAAAAGCTGTAGCACTTATCTAA
- the rplJ gene encoding 50S ribosomal protein L10, with the protein MKKSDKEKLVQELTEKTSEMSALFLASYKGMTYTELSNVRNSIKSSGHDFRVVKNRLLKLALKNNNIEGLDEYLVEPTACAIVFGDPASVAKEFKKYAKDYKNFDIKAGYFEGTALSKEDVIALADLPSREELLAKMLGSMSAPTRNFVSLLANIPRSLLNVLNAIKDKKENN; encoded by the coding sequence TTGAAAAAGAGTGACAAGGAAAAACTCGTCCAAGAACTCACTGAGAAAACCTCTGAAATGTCAGCCCTGTTTCTTGCTTCGTATAAAGGGATGACATATACAGAGCTTAGTAACGTTCGCAACTCTATCAAGTCCAGCGGCCATGACTTTAGAGTTGTTAAAAATAGACTATTAAAGCTTGCCCTTAAGAATAACAACATTGAAGGGCTTGATGAATACCTTGTTGAACCAACTGCCTGTGCAATTGTTTTTGGAGATCCTGCATCTGTTGCGAAGGAATTCAAAAAATATGCAAAAGATTACAAAAATTTCGACATAAAAGCCGGATATTTTGAAGGTACTGCCTTAAGTAAAGAGGATGTAATTGCTCTTGCTGATTTGCCTTCAAGAGAGGAGCTTCTTGCGAAGATGCTTGGCTCTATGTCAGCACCTACAAGAAACTTTGTTTCACTTCTTGCAAACATACCAAGAAGTCTGCTTAATGTACTTAATGCAATTAAAGATAAGAAAGAAAATAATTAA
- the rplL gene encoding 50S ribosomal protein L7/L12, producing MTKEQVIEFIENMTVIQLAEFVKELEDKFGVSAAAPVAMVAGAAPAAGGAEAAEEKTEFDVILTSGGDKKVQVIKVVRELTGLGLKEAKALVDEAPKPVKEGIKKEEAEQIKAKLEEAGASVEIK from the coding sequence ATAACTAAAGAACAAGTAATTGAATTTATCGAAAATATGACTGTTATTCAGTTGGCTGAATTTGTAAAGGAGCTTGAAGATAAGTTTGGTGTTTCTGCTGCTGCTCCTGTTGCTATGGTTGCTGGTGCTGCTCCTGCAGCTGGTGGCGCTGAAGCTGCTGAAGAAAAAACTGAATTTGACGTTATCTTAACAAGTGGTGGCGATAAGAAAGTTCAGGTTATCAAAGTTGTAAGAGAGCTTACAGGACTTGGATTAAAAGAGGCTAAGGCATTAGTTGACGAAGCTCCAAAACCAGTTAAAGAAGGTATCAAGAAAGAAGAAGCTGAGCAGATCAAGGCTAAGCTTGAAGAAGCTGGTGCTTCTGTTGAAATTAAGTAA
- the rpoB gene encoding DNA-directed RNA polymerase subunit beta, whose product MNKSLIPKSRLNFSKIKHVIDLPDLVEVQKNSYRDFLQAEVAPDKRELKGLEQVFTEIFPITDFNETSILEYVSYTIEKPKYSAREAIERKATFAAPVKIKVRLVNYDIDEETGEKSVLSAKESDVYICDIPLMTDRGTFVINGVERVIVNQLHRSPGIFFEDTTAGKSVVEKHIYSARIIPYRGSWIDFEFDTKNIMYVRIDKKRKIPVTVLLKALGLTDQDILKTYYETETVIIKGDELYKEFDPEKIVGRRNSMDISDTEGNVVVKAGHKITKAARKKLVKAEIKDYPITFQDLQETFIADDIMDENGEVICESNTPLSEELLEKIIDSGIKSFKVLFIDRQNSDSAIRDVLSMDKVSSQEEALIEIYKKLRPGEPATIETATALFENLFFNDRRYDLSKVGRLKINKRLKLDVPLETTTLTKEDIVETVRVLNNIRLGLDNVDDIDHLGHRRVRAVGEQLQNHIRIGLARMEKTVRERMSIHEIEELTPQDLLNSKPLSASIKEFFGSYQLSQFMDQTNPLSEVTHKRRLSALGPGGLNRERAGFEVRDVHTSSYGRLCPIETPEGPNIGLITSLTTYARINEFGFIETPYRKVVDGRVTDEVVYMSAIEEEDYYIAQANALLDEDSRFVKDYIAARHKGESLSAPKELINYMDVAPMQIVSVSTALIPFLEHDDANRALMGSNMQRQAVPLIKTSAPIVGTGLEKKVAVDSGAAIVAKNAGYVEYVDSMRIVIRFEKDGQFGIDVYDLDKYRRTNQETCINYKPIVKKGSFVEKGQPIADGPSTDMGELALGKNIVVAFMPWMGYNYEDSILVSQKLVKEDAFTSIHIEEYEIEARDTKLGPEEITRDIPNVSEEAVKDLDESGIIRIGAKVSEGDILVGKVTPKGESQATPEEKLLRAIFGEKAGDVKDASLRVPPGVNGTVVDVQVMTRRGIEKDERTEQIEKSEYERLKEGHKKELEAIEIGRKKKIISLLKDRKLIEDYETDNGVLKSGTVLDEDTLLNLNYSDLILLPVENKSEIEDKIAKINVIYFERVKRAEENFKDKRNKIKKGDELPAGVLKSVRVFIAIKRKLMVGDKMAGRHGNKGVISRVLPEADMPYLPDGTPVEIVLNPLGVPSRMNVGQVLETHLGWAAKALGLHVATPVFDGAKESDIKELLKKAGFNEDGQTILYDGRTGEPFDREVTVGVMYMLKLHHLVETKIHARSTGPYSLVTQQPLGGKAQFGGQRLGEMEVWALEAYGASHILQEMLTVKSDDVEGRTKVYESIVNGNLSFKASMPESFNVLIKELQGLGLDVELLTKEDLKNEENNEE is encoded by the coding sequence ATGAATAAATCCTTAATTCCCAAGAGTAGATTAAATTTTTCAAAAATAAAACACGTTATTGACCTACCAGATCTGGTTGAGGTCCAAAAAAACTCATACAGAGATTTTTTACAGGCTGAAGTTGCACCTGATAAACGTGAGCTGAAAGGGCTTGAGCAGGTGTTTACAGAGATATTTCCCATTACTGATTTCAATGAGACTTCAATTCTTGAATATGTAAGCTATACAATAGAGAAACCTAAATACTCAGCCAGAGAGGCAATAGAAAGAAAAGCGACATTTGCAGCTCCGGTAAAAATAAAGGTAAGACTTGTAAATTATGATATAGATGAAGAAACAGGTGAAAAAAGTGTCCTTTCAGCCAAGGAGTCAGATGTCTATATTTGTGACATCCCACTTATGACTGACAGGGGTACATTTGTAATAAATGGTGTGGAGAGGGTTATCGTTAACCAGCTGCATAGATCACCTGGGATATTCTTTGAGGATACAACAGCAGGCAAGAGTGTTGTTGAAAAGCATATTTACAGTGCGAGAATTATTCCTTACAGAGGTTCATGGATAGATTTTGAGTTTGATACCAAGAACATAATGTATGTTCGTATTGATAAAAAGAGAAAGATTCCTGTTACTGTCCTTTTGAAAGCACTTGGGCTGACAGATCAAGATATATTAAAAACATACTACGAAACTGAAACCGTAATTATCAAAGGGGATGAGCTATATAAAGAATTTGACCCTGAGAAGATTGTAGGTAGAAGAAACAGTATGGATATTTCCGATACGGAAGGGAATGTCGTAGTAAAAGCAGGGCATAAGATAACAAAGGCTGCAAGAAAGAAGCTTGTCAAAGCTGAAATAAAAGATTATCCGATTACATTTCAGGATCTTCAGGAAACATTTATAGCTGATGATATCATGGATGAAAACGGTGAAGTAATTTGCGAGTCAAACACACCTCTTTCTGAAGAACTTTTAGAAAAGATTATCGATTCGGGGATTAAATCTTTTAAAGTATTGTTTATTGATAGGCAAAATAGTGACAGTGCTATTAGGGATGTCTTGAGTATGGATAAGGTTAGCTCTCAAGAAGAGGCGTTAATCGAAATCTACAAAAAACTCAGACCCGGTGAGCCTGCTACTATAGAAACAGCCACTGCACTTTTTGAAAACCTGTTTTTTAATGACAGACGTTATGACCTTTCAAAAGTCGGAAGATTAAAAATAAATAAAAGACTCAAGCTTGATGTCCCCCTTGAAACAACTACTCTTACAAAAGAGGATATTGTTGAAACTGTAAGAGTTTTAAATAACATAAGGCTTGGTCTTGATAACGTAGATGATATAGACCACCTTGGTCATAGAAGGGTAAGGGCTGTGGGTGAGCAGCTTCAAAACCACATAAGAATAGGTCTTGCAAGGATGGAGAAGACTGTTCGTGAAAGAATGAGTATTCATGAGATTGAAGAACTTACTCCGCAAGACTTGCTCAATTCAAAACCTTTATCAGCTTCAATTAAAGAGTTTTTCGGAAGTTATCAATTATCACAATTTATGGATCAGACTAACCCTCTTAGTGAGGTTACTCACAAAAGAAGATTGTCTGCCCTTGGACCCGGTGGTTTAAACAGAGAGAGAGCAGGCTTTGAGGTAAGGGACGTTCATACTTCAAGTTACGGTAGGCTATGTCCTATTGAAACTCCTGAAGGACCAAATATCGGTCTTATTACTTCGTTGACTACTTATGCAAGGATAAATGAGTTTGGTTTTATAGAAACACCATATAGAAAGGTAGTTGATGGAAGAGTAACTGATGAAGTAGTGTACATGTCTGCTATTGAGGAAGAGGATTATTATATTGCTCAGGCAAACGCATTGCTTGATGAAGATAGTAGATTTGTTAAAGACTATATTGCAGCAAGACATAAAGGTGAGTCTTTGTCTGCACCGAAAGAGCTTATCAACTATATGGACGTTGCTCCAATGCAGATTGTATCTGTATCTACGGCACTTATTCCATTTTTGGAACATGATGATGCAAACAGGGCATTGATGGGTTCTAACATGCAGCGTCAAGCTGTACCGCTTATCAAGACGAGTGCTCCGATTGTAGGGACGGGGCTTGAGAAAAAGGTTGCAGTTGATTCAGGTGCGGCAATAGTTGCTAAAAACGCTGGTTATGTGGAATATGTTGACTCTATGAGAATTGTTATCAGATTTGAGAAGGATGGACAATTTGGAATAGATGTATATGACCTTGATAAATATAGAAGAACTAACCAAGAAACTTGTATAAATTACAAACCGATTGTTAAGAAGGGGAGTTTTGTCGAAAAAGGGCAGCCTATTGCAGATGGACCATCTACAGACATGGGTGAGCTTGCACTTGGTAAAAATATCGTGGTGGCCTTCATGCCTTGGATGGGATATAACTACGAGGACTCTATACTTGTTTCTCAGAAACTGGTTAAGGAAGATGCCTTTACTTCAATTCATATTGAAGAGTATGAAATAGAAGCAAGGGATACCAAATTAGGACCTGAAGAGATAACAAGGGATATTCCTAATGTTAGTGAAGAGGCTGTAAAAGACCTAGACGAAAGTGGAATCATTAGAATTGGTGCCAAGGTTTCTGAAGGGGATATTTTAGTCGGTAAGGTAACACCTAAGGGTGAATCTCAGGCTACTCCTGAAGAAAAACTTCTTAGAGCAATATTTGGCGAGAAAGCTGGAGATGTAAAAGATGCTTCTTTAAGAGTGCCACCTGGAGTTAATGGTACTGTTGTTGATGTGCAAGTAATGACAAGGCGTGGTATTGAGAAGGATGAGCGTACTGAGCAGATTGAAAAATCAGAATATGAAAGGCTCAAAGAGGGGCACAAAAAAGAGCTTGAAGCTATAGAGATTGGAAGAAAGAAAAAAATTATTTCCCTTTTGAAGGATAGAAAGCTAATTGAAGACTACGAAACTGATAATGGAGTCTTAAAATCAGGGACAGTTTTAGATGAAGATACATTGCTTAATCTTAATTATTCGGACTTAATACTTCTTCCTGTAGAGAACAAAAGTGAAATTGAAGACAAAATAGCAAAAATAAATGTGATCTATTTTGAAAGGGTAAAAAGAGCTGAAGAAAACTTTAAAGATAAAAGAAATAAGATAAAAAAGGGTGATGAACTGCCGGCCGGTGTTTTAAAGTCGGTTAGGGTCTTTATTGCAATCAAGAGAAAGTTGATGGTTGGTGATAAGATGGCAGGTCGTCACGGTAACAAAGGTGTTATTTCAAGAGTACTTCCTGAAGCTGACATGCCGTATCTTCCTGATGGTACGCCTGTTGAGATAGTTTTAAACCCGTTGGGCGTTCCTTCAAGGATGAACGTTGGGCAGGTACTTGAAACACATCTTGGATGGGCTGCAAAAGCTCTCGGGTTGCATGTAGCTACTCCTGTTTTTGATGGTGCTAAAGAAAGCGATATCAAAGAACTGCTCAAAAAGGCAGGCTTTAATGAAGACGGTCAGACTATTCTATACGATGGCAGGACGGGAGAGCCTTTTGATAGAGAAGTTACCGTTGGTGTTATGTACATGTTGAAACTTCACCACCTTGTTGAAACCAAAATTCACGCAAGGTCTACCGGGCCATACTCACTTGTAACTCAGCAACCGCTTGGAGGTAAAGCTCAGTTTGGTGGTCAGAGACTTGGTGAGATGGAGGTTTGGGCACTTGAGGCTTACGGTGCATCGCATATCTTACAAGAGATGTTGACTGTTAAATCTGATGATGTTGAAGGTAGGACAAAGGTGTATGAGTCTATAGTAAACGGTAATTTGAGCTTTAAGGCAAGTATGCCTGAATCCTTTAATGTACTTATAAAAGAGCTCCAAGGTCTTGGTCTTGATGTTGAACTTTTGACCAAGGAAGATTTAAAAAATGAAGAAAATAATGAAGAATAA
- the rpoC gene encoding DNA-directed RNA polymerase subunit beta', giving the protein MSTVRVNPFKDEKGPVFFDAIRIKIASPDKIRSWSNGEVTKPETINYRTFKPERDGLFCAKIFGPVKDWECLCGKYKRMKHRGIVCEKCGVEVIQSKVRRERMGHIELASPVVHIWFFKGSPSRIGAVLDLNIKDIERVTYFESYIVIDPKSTPLKERELLSEERYRKLVEEYGPNAFVAKMGAEAIKELIKKVDIDLTILELKTELKETNSVQKKLKIAKRLRVLESFRRSGNKPEWMVLDVIPVIPPELRPLVPLDGGRFATSDLNDLYRRVINRNNRLRKLIELNAPEIIIRNEKRMLQESVDALFDNGRRGRVIRGSNKRPLKSLSDMIKGKQGRFRQNLLGKRVDYSGRSVIVAGPTLEMHQCGIPKLMALELFKPFIYYKLEKEKGIATTIKQAKRMVEEQRPEVWDVLEEVIQEHPVLLNRAPTLHRLGIQAFEPKLIEGKAIQLHPLVCPAFNADFDGDQMAVHVPLSVEAQLEARTLMLSAYNILSPANGKPLAVPTQDMVLGIYYLTRGMKNAKGCGKTYASPEEVIIAYDQGQLDLHAEIKVRINGKIYDTVTGRVILFNHVPEGVEFDKINQILGKKDLVKLVEYIYNKLGNYQTVKFLDSIKNLGFSYAAKAGFSICIDDLVIPAEKTKIIEEATKAVRDIEEHYREGALTAGERYNQIIDIWSKANDTITDYLMKGLESMGGDKSATNKRDKYYNPIYVMAHSGARGSKAQISQLAGMRGLMAKPSGEIIETPITANFRDGLTVLQYFISTHGARKGLADTALKTANAGYLTRRLVDVAQDVIISAEDCGTIKGVEITALLEGTDVIESLGERIYGRYALEDIYDPITDELLVEANTLLLEDEVKKIEKAGIDRVKVRSVLTCEMEYGVCKHCYGLDLSTKREIETGEAVGIMAAQSIGEPGTQLTMRTFHIGGAASATAEESSLIAKLGGVAKFEEVKYVKNRFGQNVVLNRNGVLKIVDKDGRSIEKYNISYGTKLLVEDGQEIKQGTILAEWDPYAAVIMTEYQGKVAFGDIIEGETLKEDIDPITGLAQKVIISNTRDKKQPRVSIKDESNKTVQRYILPVGAIITVEEGAEVYPGDIIAKIPMETQKTKDITVGLPRVAELFEARKPKEPAVIAEIDGVVSIENTARGIRKVTIVNEETGDKKSYNISVQKYINVRDGDRVKAGEALVDGLVNPHDILSILGEDELQKYLVNEIQEVYKKQGVSINDKHIEVIVRQMLKKVIIEEIGDSDFMPNEEVYKSEFIKVQQKIIAEGGIPPKGRPILQGITKAALNTESFISAASFQETTRILTDAACTGKIDHLRGLKENVIMGKLIPAGTGADRIQSEKFRFLKNN; this is encoded by the coding sequence GTGTCAACTGTTAGAGTTAATCCATTTAAGGATGAAAAAGGCCCAGTTTTCTTTGATGCCATAAGAATAAAAATCGCTTCTCCTGATAAGATCAGAAGCTGGTCTAATGGAGAGGTTACTAAACCTGAAACGATTAATTACAGGACATTCAAGCCTGAAAGGGATGGCTTGTTTTGTGCCAAAATATTTGGACCTGTAAAAGACTGGGAATGTCTTTGTGGGAAATATAAAAGGATGAAACACAGAGGCATTGTTTGTGAAAAATGTGGTGTAGAGGTAATCCAGTCCAAAGTTAGAAGAGAGAGGATGGGGCATATAGAGCTTGCTTCACCTGTTGTGCATATATGGTTTTTTAAAGGTAGCCCAAGCAGGATAGGTGCTGTCTTAGATTTAAATATCAAAGATATTGAGAGAGTGACATATTTTGAATCATATATAGTAATCGACCCTAAATCTACCCCTCTCAAAGAAAGGGAACTTTTAAGTGAAGAAAGGTATAGAAAGCTTGTTGAAGAGTATGGCCCAAATGCTTTTGTTGCGAAGATGGGTGCAGAGGCCATTAAAGAACTTATAAAGAAAGTAGATATAGACTTGACAATTTTGGAGCTTAAAACTGAGCTTAAGGAAACTAATAGTGTTCAAAAGAAACTCAAAATTGCAAAAAGACTAAGAGTTTTAGAATCATTCAGGAGAAGTGGTAACAAGCCTGAATGGATGGTTTTGGATGTGATTCCGGTAATTCCACCTGAGCTTAGACCTCTTGTCCCTCTTGACGGAGGAAGGTTTGCTACAAGTGATTTAAATGATTTATATAGAAGGGTTATTAATAGAAATAACCGTCTTAGAAAACTGATTGAGTTGAATGCTCCTGAAATTATTATTAGAAACGAAAAAAGGATGCTTCAAGAGTCAGTGGACGCACTTTTTGATAATGGAAGGCGTGGAAGGGTTATTAGAGGTTCAAATAAGCGTCCACTTAAATCATTAAGTGATATGATTAAAGGTAAGCAGGGTAGATTCAGACAAAACCTTCTCGGTAAAAGGGTTGACTATTCAGGACGTTCTGTAATTGTCGCCGGTCCTACCCTTGAGATGCATCAGTGCGGTATCCCTAAGCTTATGGCTCTGGAGCTTTTCAAGCCTTTTATTTATTACAAGCTTGAAAAAGAAAAAGGGATAGCAACTACAATTAAACAAGCTAAAAGAATGGTTGAAGAGCAGAGACCAGAAGTGTGGGATGTTTTGGAAGAGGTTATTCAAGAGCATCCGGTATTGCTAAACAGGGCGCCTACTCTTCACAGGTTAGGTATCCAGGCATTTGAGCCTAAACTTATAGAAGGTAAAGCTATACAGCTACACCCACTTGTTTGTCCTGCATTTAATGCTGACTTTGACGGGGACCAGATGGCTGTTCACGTGCCTCTTTCTGTGGAAGCTCAACTTGAGGCAAGGACTTTGATGCTTTCTGCATATAATATTTTGTCACCTGCAAACGGTAAACCATTAGCGGTACCTACTCAGGATATGGTTCTTGGAATTTACTATCTCACCAGAGGTATGAAAAATGCCAAAGGATGTGGTAAAACTTACGCAAGCCCTGAGGAAGTTATCATAGCGTACGATCAAGGGCAACTTGATTTACATGCTGAGATTAAGGTTAGGATTAATGGTAAAATTTATGATACCGTAACTGGTAGAGTTATTCTCTTTAACCATGTTCCTGAAGGTGTAGAGTTTGATAAGATAAATCAGATTCTCGGTAAAAAAGATTTGGTTAAGCTGGTAGAATATATTTATAATAAACTCGGTAATTATCAGACAGTTAAATTTCTTGATAGTATTAAGAATTTAGGGTTCAGTTATGCAGCTAAGGCAGGTTTCTCAATATGTATTGATGACCTTGTAATCCCTGCAGAAAAAACAAAAATTATTGAAGAGGCAACAAAGGCAGTAAGGGATATAGAAGAACACTACAGGGAAGGTGCTTTAACTGCAGGTGAAAGATACAACCAGATAATTGATATATGGTCAAAGGCTAATGATACCATCACTGACTACCTGATGAAAGGTCTTGAGAGCATGGGTGGTGATAAGAGTGCTACTAATAAAAGGGATAAGTATTATAATCCTATTTATGTGATGGCTCACTCCGGTGCAAGGGGTAGTAAGGCTCAGATTAGTCAGCTTGCCGGTATGAGGGGTTTGATGGCTAAGCCTTCCGGTGAGATTATTGAAACTCCGATTACTGCAAATTTTAGAGATGGACTAACAGTTTTGCAGTACTTTATTTCTACTCACGGTGCAAGGAAAGGTCTTGCAGATACTGCTCTTAAAACTGCAAATGCCGGTTACTTGACCAGAAGGTTAGTCGATGTAGCTCAAGACGTTATTATATCGGCAGAGGACTGTGGAACAATCAAAGGTGTTGAAATAACAGCACTTTTGGAAGGTACAGATGTAATAGAAAGTCTTGGTGAAAGGATCTACGGTAGGTACGCTCTTGAAGATATTTATGACCCAATTACTGATGAGCTTTTGGTAGAGGCAAATACTCTACTTTTAGAGGATGAAGTTAAAAAGATTGAAAAAGCCGGTATCGACAGAGTAAAAGTTCGTTCAGTTCTTACTTGTGAAATGGAGTATGGAGTTTGTAAGCACTGTTATGGTTTAGATTTATCAACAAAAAGGGAAATAGAAACAGGTGAAGCGGTAGGTATTATGGCTGCACAGTCAATTGGTGAGCCTGGGACTCAGCTTACAATGAGAACATTCCACATTGGTGGTGCTGCTTCAGCTACTGCTGAAGAGTCAAGCCTTATTGCCAAACTTGGCGGTGTAGCAAAGTTTGAAGAAGTAAAATATGTAAAGAATAGGTTTGGACAAAATGTCGTTCTTAACAGGAATGGTGTTCTTAAAATTGTAGATAAAGATGGCAGATCTATTGAAAAATATAATATTTCATACGGTACAAAGCTACTTGTAGAGGATGGGCAAGAAATTAAGCAGGGTACCATTTTGGCAGAATGGGATCCTTATGCTGCTGTGATAATGACCGAATATCAGGGTAAAGTTGCCTTTGGTGATATTATTGAGGGTGAAACACTTAAAGAAGATATCGACCCTATTACAGGACTTGCTCAAAAAGTAATTATTAGCAATACGAGAGATAAAAAACAGCCACGTGTATCAATTAAGGATGAAAGTAATAAAACTGTTCAAAGGTATATACTTCCTGTTGGAGCTATTATTACGGTTGAAGAGGGAGCTGAAGTTTACCCTGGTGATATTATAGCAAAAATTCCAATGGAGACACAAAAAACAAAAGATATTACAGTAGGTCTTCCTCGTGTTGCTGAGTTATTTGAGGCCAGAAAACCGAAAGAGCCAGCTGTCATTGCAGAAATTGACGGTGTGGTTTCGATAGAAAATACAGCCAGAGGTATTAGAAAAGTTACTATAGTAAATGAGGAAACAGGGGACAAGAAAAGTTACAATATTTCTGTTCAGAAATATATCAATGTTCGTGACGGGGATAGAGTTAAAGCAGGTGAAGCCCTTGTTGATGGACTTGTTAATCCTCATGACATTTTGAGTATTTTGGGTGAAGATGAATTGCAAAAGTACCTTGTAAATGAAATTCAGGAAGTTTACAAAAAGCAGGGTGTATCTATTAATGACAAACATATAGAAGTAATTGTTAGACAGATGCTTAAAAAAGTAATTATAGAAGAGATTGGAGATTCTGACTTTATGCCTAATGAAGAAGTGTATAAATCAGAGTTTATTAAAGTACAGCAGAAGATAATTGCTGAAGGTGGTATACCTCCAAAAGGTAGACCAATTTTGCAGGGTATAACAAAGGCTGCACTTAATACTGAAAGCTTTATCTCCGCTGCAAGTTTCCAGGAAACAACAAGGATTCTTACTGATGCGGCATGTACCGGTAAGATTGACCACTTAAGAGGTCTTAAGGAAAATGTTATAATGGGTAAACTCATCCCAGCAGGTACAGGGGCAGACAGAATCCAATCAGAAAAATTTAGATTTCTGAAAAATAATTAA
- a CDS encoding 30S ribosomal protein S12 produces MPTLNQLVRKGRAVVESKTKSPALKENPQKRGVCVRVYTTTPKKPNSALRKVARVRLTNGVEVTAYIPGIGHNLQEHSVVLVRGGRVKDLPGVRYKIIRGTLDAGGVQNRKKSRSKYGAKRPK; encoded by the coding sequence GTGCCAACGTTGAACCAACTTGTTAGAAAAGGTAGAGCTGTGGTGGAGAGTAAAACAAAATCGCCCGCTCTTAAGGAAAATCCTCAGAAAAGAGGTGTTTGTGTTAGGGTATATACTACCACACCAAAGAAGCCAAACTCTGCTCTTAGAAAAGTTGCTAGGGTAAGGTTAACAAATGGAGTAGAGGTTACTGCATATATTCCTGGAATTGGTCATAATTTGCAGGAACACTCTGTTGTATTGGTGAGAGGTGGTAGGGTAAAGGACTTACCTGGTGTTCGTTATAAGATTATTCGTGGTACACTTGATGCTGGTGGGGTACAGAATAGGAAAAAAAGCCGCTCTAAGTATGGGGCTAAAAGACCAAAGTAG
- the rpsG gene encoding 30S ribosomal protein S7, whose translation MARRRVAKKREVLPDPLYGEVLVTKFINSLMYDGKKSVAEKIFYSALEIIKNKTQEEGIEVFKKAIENVKPLLEVKSRRVGGATYQVPIEVRADRKQALAIRWIINASRARKEKTMDERLAGEFMDAAANKGASVKKREDTHKMAEANKAFAHFRW comes from the coding sequence ATGGCTAGAAGAAGAGTAGCTAAGAAAAGAGAGGTATTGCCTGATCCTTTATATGGAGAGGTTTTGGTAACGAAGTTTATCAACTCCCTTATGTATGATGGCAAGAAATCAGTTGCAGAGAAAATATTCTATTCTGCACTTGAGATTATTAAGAATAAGACTCAGGAAGAAGGTATTGAAGTATTTAAGAAAGCTATTGAGAATGTTAAGCCGCTCCTTGAAGTTAAATCGAGAAGAGTTGGTGGTGCTACTTATCAGGTACCAATTGAAGTAAGAGCTGATAGAAAGCAGGCACTTGCAATTAGATGGATTATCAATGCATCTAGGGCTAGAAAAGAAAAGACTATGGATGAAAGGCTTGCTGGCGAATTTATGGATGCCGCAGCTAATAAAGGTGCATCTGTTAAGAAGAGAGAAGATACTCATAAAATGGCTGAAGCCAACAAGGCTTTCGCACATTTTAGGTGGTAA